The Penaeus vannamei isolate JL-2024 chromosome 2, ASM4276789v1, whole genome shotgun sequence region tattattactgttgttctcgttgttgttgtctttttttctcttatttaaaataattgcaataatgacagagcgagaataaatgagagagagaaacagagagaaagagagggagggagagagagagagagagagagagagagagagagagagagagagagagagagagagagagagagagagagagagagagagagagagagagagagaagagagggtgagagagagagagagagagagagagagagagagagagagagagagagagagacagagagagggagagagaaagagagaaagagagggtgagagagagagagagagagagagacagacagacagacagacagacagacagacagaaacagaaagaaagacagacagacagagagcgatagacagactgatagataaatagacagagagagagggggggagcttaTGCATAATCGCCGTTATCTTGTTTaattcttttataattattatttcgaaTAATTTTCGAACGGGTATGATTAATTTCTGAACATCTATCATATACTGGAAAAAATATCAAATTTTCACGACAGAATGTGTCAATGTAAACgccagaaagagaataagagaaaaagaaaaatgaattgaacgaattttaagagagaaaatgtgataacTCACTCCTCCCTGTTCATATAATATaggtatttagatttttttcagaAACACTAACGGTCAAATTACAGTCAAAATTCGATTTATGAAAAGGCACtggtgatatatagatatagaaaagtaTAAGGAAAGAACCATATAAAACATCAGTATGTGATTGATTGGGAAAAGATCCGTTAAATTCTCGGtttgaaaaaaatcaaacaaggaGGAAATTCACAAACGTTCACAATTAAATAAATTATTTAATTTTCCAAAGCCTACCGCATAGCATTAATCCAAATGCACATTTCCCCTTTGGTTAACTACAAAAAATAATACCTTTTCCAAAATCTTAAgggtataagaaagaaaagaaaacaatagacCTTTAAAAAAGGAAACTCGAACACAATCGCCCCCCAAAGAAATCCAGTCGCATCCTAGACGCCAAAGAGGAAGGACGTTATCTGCGCTCTCGTATTTCCTCTAGCTTTTAACAGGTAAAAAATGGTATTGTTTAATAATCTTCTTACGAATTCTGAATATTCCAGTGTATTTGATGATAGGCGTTAATAATACAGAATGAAATTGATGGATATTAATGAGATAAAGAATACACGTTGCCGAGTATTGCTTCTAGAAAAATCCACGCCTCattctttctgttatcattatcatcttgctaTTTCctgatttttatcgttattatgtgCATTAGATCTTTATATTATTTTAGATCAATTCGACAAGAAACTGCGatagttattattcattatacatCACTATCCACGAGGTTAAATTGCATATCCaccggaaataaaaaaaataaataataataattaataaataataataaatgaatagataaaatgtaAACACCAGCCTATGAGAAAATCGGTTAAAAGAAAAATCAGCTTcgtagaaaaggagaagaaaaaatgtgtcGATTAACACCCAGTTGAAAAAAACCGTTAGAATTTTCGCGCCAAAAATTCCCTTCCACGTTCGAATCCAGCGAAAAATGACGCCgatgactttttcttttttttattattgcttttatttgttattttatgttgAGATATATTTCTTAttggtttcttatttttctttatctcttcatatTTATTTCTTAGGTAATTCTAAGTAAGTaatgctttttttccctcctaccccttcaatcttgggggacccgtggagaatcgggggttgaaggggggagggacacacacacggGAAATAGTGcaatgaaaagtgaaaatgttgattaaaatgcaaaatccgaacgagagTCCGGCGCCGCTGCAAAATGCTCCGCGCCCGTGTCAGTGTTGCCGGAATCCCGAAGAAATTTGtaagcctaatctaacctaacccggacccccttccctggggtaatTCCTTACCACTTTCCTGGGGGTATTTCGCCGTACAAATGAAGCATACCTTCCTAACCCCTTatcgggggcaagcccccggaccacCTAACCTAGGGGTATTTCGCCGTACTTTTCAGAAAGCTGACAGAATTGTTTACATTCGAGACAACGGGGTTTGTGGACTCTAGAAAGGCAACCTCTGGATTTGAATTAAAGtacaaccagtgaggtccccacaatattattattaacttcgCCGACATGTACGAACACTAGGCAATAATTCTATTATACTTTTCTCGGTTTATGTAGTGCGGCTGCTCTAATTAGTACTgccatttcttattattatcatcgaacTCTTGTTGACTTGACTTATGAGTTATCGTTATCGCGAGATGATAAGAAACGCAACCCTTTTGAGTTTTAGAAGAaatggatttattttttattctttattttgattttatttattcttacggAAGTGATACAGGTACTGCAGAAAATCCCCCGATCggtgtcctgcgcatgcgtggCGAAGCAAACAAGGTACCGCTCTTAATAAGGTTAGGTTCAGTTTGTTAAGTTGGACAGTTGTGAGTTCGAAGAGGAATTTCACTCGGCGTAacttcagtccccccccccccccatttcaggTTTAAAAGTTTTGACTTGAGCGAAAGATAACACGTAAAGGTAGATCGACGGAGAAATCTCATCGATTGGAAACATAAAAGGGAAAGCTGATTTTCGAAGATTCAGACCTAGGAATGCGGAATCGGCGACCGGCTGTACCCTGACGTTATTATTCTGTTactcattatttcatttattttttatttttaccttttttttcttttttaatatattatttttttctttttcattatttgatctattaatgtatttatttatttgatttctttgCAGGTATCGAAGAGAGGAAGCCCGAAAGCCGCCGAAATGTCCGTTGAGGGGAGCCTTTTCGACAGCGATTCCTCGGGAGAGCTGAGCTACGCGGATTGGGAGAAGGGCGTGCGGCGGCGCTCCCGCCGGCTGTCCGCATTGGAGGGCatctggaggaggaaggagatgcaggcagaagaggtgaaaagagagaaagaggaggaaagggagcaggaggaggaagacgaagataagCTGCCAGCCCTGGAGAAGCTAGTCATCACGGAGGAGAGACCCTCGCCGAAGAAGAGGACCCAAGGGCGCGGCGGGGAGCGGCGGATgacgggcgagggcggcggggagcGGCGGGTgacgggcgagggcggcgaggaggcCCCTCTCCTCGGCAGGAGCGAGATGCCGCCGCCGGAGGACCCGGTGGAGCTGCTCTGCGTCATCGAGCACAGGGAGCCCTCGGCGCTCggtgagacgggggggggggggggtaaattttGGTTGTGGGCGTTAAGGTCATTGATTCAGTAGCGTCGGTGTTTTTGTTGTGGAGGTTGCTTAGTAGTAGTTGCGGTGGTAGTTTTTGGTGGTTTTAGCTGTATGAGTGACGGTTTGTTGATAATAATTGGTGTATTGGTGATATTGATATTGCCGattttataaagatatttatttatttatccatttatatattaatgaaaaaaataattagcatcattattaggcGCAGCAATAATTCTATCAGTAACTGCGATAACTTTAGCGTTATTATTGGGATGAAATTATATTCGTAGCAGTTTGTAGCAGTATGagtaattgttattaatgatgttattgttctatttattatgtcgttattattagtatatcattGGTATTAAAcgcattgctattaccatttacTACGATAATCATCAGTTTTCAtcttatttatctaaatatgtaattatcttacttatttttgtAATCAGCATCGTCGTCATTTCTGCCctgattatttcattatcatttattacttatAATCTGGTGAtctgtttcacttttttctcttagaTGATACGCCAGGCAGGGAAAAACTGCAGAATAATTGTGTGATTCATCTTCGCGCACATATAAAAAACTCTGAAGTGAGTTATTCCATTTTTGGTTTTATAGTTAAGATGTCTGAACTTGTTGTATATGATGGAAAATGTGgttttcctgttctctttctttcgctctctgtctcttcatctctatctctatctatgtctctcttcctcctctcttttcttctcttctcttctttttctctgccacccccttccctatctccctctctccctctttatcaaaaTCACTTGATCTCttttgacctccccctcccc contains the following coding sequences:
- the LOC113800433 gene encoding uncharacterized protein isoform X2, producing the protein MSVEGSLFDSDSSGELSYADWEKGVRRRSRRLSALEGIWRRKEMQAEEVKREKEEEREQEEEDEDKLPALEKLVITEERPSPKKRTQGRGGERRVTGEGGEEAPLLGRSEMPPPEDPVELLCVIEHREPSALDDTPGREKLQNNCVIHLRAHIKNSEPAGYGCVKIRALKTMPVMLALSWSEAVEGQMGIWAKEDLGANSFFGPYEGKKPPYSTKTRKCSCCLKVEKTHLQSALPVDPSLPKYNWMRFVRGVQSGSEANLKPQIHQGQIFFAATRPIKKGTELLVNLNPGNKAFEVTRKWPSH
- the LOC113800433 gene encoding uncharacterized protein isoform X1; the protein is MSVEGSLFDSDSSGELSYADWEKGVRRRSRRLSALEGIWRRKEMQAEEVKREKEEEREQEEEDEDKLPALEKLVITEERPSPKKRTQGRGGERRMTGEGGGERRVTGEGGEEAPLLGRSEMPPPEDPVELLCVIEHREPSALDDTPGREKLQNNCVIHLRAHIKNSEPAGYGCVKIRALKTMPVMLALSWSEAVEGQMGIWAKEDLGANSFFGPYEGKKPPYSTKTRKCSCCLKVEKTHLQSALPVDPSLPKYNWMRFVRGVQSGSEANLKPQIHQGQIFFAATRPIKKGTELLVNLNPGNKAFEVTRKWPSH